In Streptomyces sp. NBC_00341, the DNA window CGAGTTCGAGCACCGAGTCGCAGCCGATGACCAGGGCCCCCGCGACCTCCGGCAGCGCGGCCACGGCGGCGGCCTTGGCCTCGGCGAGCACCAGCGCCAGCTCGGCGGGGGTCGGGGCGCTCAGCGCGTCCTCGTCCACCCCGCTGACGATCACCTCGGGCGCGAAGCCCGCCTGCCGGAGCAGTCCGAGGCGGGCGGGGGAGGCGGAGGCGAGCACGAGGCGGCGGGGCGCGGGATCAGTCATGCGCGCCATCGTACAAATCAGCCGCAGGCGCGGACCGCTCCCGGGGCCCGCTGCCCCGGGCCCCCGCTCCTCAACCGCCGGAGGGGCTCTGCAGGCCCAGGACGAACATCGCGACCACCATGGCCAGCGCGAGCACCAGTCCCACGCGCCGCATCATGTCCTGGGCGTCGCGCAGTTCCTTCGGCGGCTTGTTCTCGGGATCGGACCACAGCATGCTTCCGATCCTGCTGCGGAGGCCCTGGCCGGCGCCTGAGTACGCGTACTCAACAACCCTTTCGCGCGTACCCGCTACCCGGGCCAGTACGTACGCGCCCAGGCGCGCGGCCCCGGCAGATGGCGGTCGCGCCGGGCGACCCGGCCCGGGTCGGACCACTGTCCGGGCAGCTCGGGTGCTCCGGACGAGACGGCGGCCACCGCGGCGGCGCGTGCCTGGACGACCGCGAGCGCGGCTGCCAGTTCTTCCGGGGTGGGATTGCCCCGTACGACCTTGATCATGGCCAGAGCCCTTTCTAGAGAGGGATGTTGCCGTGCTTCTTGGGGGGCAGCGACTCCCGCTTGGTCCGCAGCTGCCGCAGTCCCTTGACCACGTGGGCCCGGGTCTCGGACGGCATGATCACCGCGTCCACGTAGCCGCGTTCGGCCGCCACGTACGGGTTGAGCAGCGCGTCCTCGTAGTCCGCCATCAGCTCGGCGCGGGTGGCGTCCTGATCCTCCGCGGCGGCGATCGTGCGGCGGTGCAGGATGTTGACGGCGCCCTGGGCGCCCATCACGGCGATCTGGGCGGTCGGCCAGGCGACGTTGATGTCGGCGCCCAGGTGCTTGGAGCCCATCACGTCGTACGCGCCGCCGAACGCCTTGCGGGTGATCACCGTGATCAGCGGGACGGTCGCCTCCGCGTACGCGTAGATCAGCTTGGCGCCGCGCCGGATGATGCCGCCGTACTCCTGGTCGACGCCGGGCAGGAAGCCGGGCACGTCCACGAAGGTCAGCACCGGCACGTTGAACGCGTCGCAGGTGCGGACGAAGCGCGCGGCCTTCTCGCTCGCGTTGATGTCCAGACAGCCGGCGAACTGCATCGGCTGGTTGGCGACGATGCCGACCGGATAGCCCTCGACCCGGCCGAAGCCGGTGAGGATGTTCGGCGCGAACAGGGCCTGGGTCTCCAGGAATTCACCGTCGTCCAGCACGTGCTCGATCGCGGTGTGCATGTCGTACGGCTGGTTCGCGGAGTCCGGGATCAGCGTGTCCAGCTCGCGGTCCTCGTCCGTGACCGCGAGGTCCGCCTCCTCGGGGAAGGACGGGGCCTCGGAGAGGTTGTTCGACGGGAGGTAGGAGAGCAGCGACTTGACGTACTCGATGGCGTCCTTCTCGTCGCCCGCCATGTGGTGCGCCACCCCGGAAGTGGTGTTGTGGGTGCGGGCGCCGCCCAGCTCCTCGAAGCCGACGTCCTCGCCGGTGACCGTCTTGATGACGTCGGGCCCGGTGATGAACATGTGCGAGGTCTGGTCGACCATGACCGTGAAGTCGGTGATCGCGGGGGAGTAGACCGCGCCGCCCGCGCACGGTCCCACGATCAGCGAGATCTGCGGGACGACACCGGAGGCGTGCACATTGCGCCGGAAGATCTCCGCGAAGAGGCCCAGCGCCGCCACGCCTTCCTGGATACGGGCGCCGCCGCCGTCGTTGATGCCGATGACCGGGCAGCCGGTCTTCAGCGCGAAGTCCATCACCTTGACGATTTTCTCACCGTAGACCTCACCGAGCGAGCCGCCGAAGATGGTGAAGTCCTGCGAGTACACGCAGACGGGGCGGCCGTCGACCGTGCCGTACCCGGTGACGACACCGTCCCCGTACGGCCGGTTCTTCTCGATCCCGAAGTTCGTCGAGCGGTGCCGGGCGAATTCGTCGAGCTCGACGAAGGAGCCCTCGTCCAGCAGCAGGTCCACGCGCTCGCGCGCCGTCAACTTGCCCTTCGCGTGCTGCTTCTCCACCGCGCGGGCGGACCCCGCGTGGGTCGCCTCCTCGATGCGGCGCTGCAGGTCCGCGAGCTTGCCCGCGGTGGTGTGGATGTCGGTCTCTTCCGGCTCGGACATCGGGTTGCGGCTCCCTGCCTGGTCACGGGGACGACTGTGCTGCTGATCAGCGGATGAACAGCTACTGCCCCGTAGCGTATCGGCGCGGATACGGTTCGGCAGTGCGTCGTTTGACACACCTAGGGTGGCTTGCATGACACCCTCGGATGCGTCTCACAACCGTTGGTCGGACCTGGACCGGCCGCCCCTGAACGTTCCCGCGCTGCGGCGCGGTCTGCTCCGCCCCGACGGGCTGTGGAGCGCCCTCGACGTCGTGGACGCCACCGGGTCGACCAACTCCGACCTCGCGGCGCGCGCCGCCGGGCTCGCCGAGGGCACCGTCCTGGTCGCGGAGGAGCAGACCGCCGGACGGGGACGCCTGGACCGGACCTGGACCGCACCGGCCCGTTCGGGCCTCTTCTTCTCCGTCTACCTGAAGCCCGGCGCGGTGCCCGTCCAGCGCTGGGGCTGGCTGCCGCTGCTCACCGGGGTCGCGGTGGCGACGGGCCTGGCGCGGTCCGCGGGCGTCGACACGGCACTGAAGTGGCCCAACGACCTGCTGGTCACCGTCGACGCCCAGGAGCGCAAGGCCGGCGGCATCCTGGCCGAGCGCGCCGGGGACGGCGTCGTCATCGGCATCGGCCTCAACGTCTCCCTGCGCGAGGACGAGCTCCCCGCCCCCACGGCCGCCTCGCTCGCCCTGGCCGGAGCGGTCTCCACCGACCGCGAGACGCTGCTCAGGGGCGTGCTGCGGTCGCTGGAGCAGTGGTACGGGAAGTGGCGCGCGGCGGACGGGGACGCGGCCGCGAGCGGCCTCCAGGAGGCGTACGCGGCCGGCTGCGCGACGCTCGGGCGCACCGTGCGGGCCCAGCTGCCGGGCGACCGCACGCTCACCGGGGAGGCGGTGGCGATCGACGGGGACGGGCGCCTCGTCCTGTCGGTCGGAGACGGCCTCCAGGAGCCCGTCTCCGCGGGCGACATCGTGCACCTGAGGGGCGCCGCGGGCGGTCTGACCTGAGCGGCGCGTCCCAGGTCGGGGCGGACTGAGGACGTGAGGTAGGGCACACCTGCCGTATCGTTGAGGCGATCCACCGACAGATCGGCAGGGCAGTGCGCAGGGAACGGGCAGGAGGCGGCTGGTGACCGTCGACGACACGACGTCCGGCGATGGCTCGGAGCCCTCGTCGGACCCATCGGTCCACGCGACACCCCATCACGAAGTCGACCACACGGCGGAGCCGACCGACGACCCCCTCGCGATCAGGCTGGAAGCGCTGATCCTGGGCGCCGACCGGCGCTACACCCCGTTCCAGGCCGCCCGGACCGCGGGCGTCTCGATGGACCTGGCGTCACGGTTCTGGCGGGCCATGGGCTTCGCGGACATCGGCCAGGCCAAGGCGCTGACCGAGGCGGACGTGCTGGCCCTGCGCCGGCTCTCCGGTCTGGTCGAGGCCGGGCTGCTGAGCGAGCCGATGGCGATCCAGGTGGCCCGGTCCACCGGGCAGACCACCGCCCGGCTGGCGGAGTGGCAGATCGACTCCTTCCTGGAGGGCCTGACCGAGCCGCCCGAGCCCGGTATGACCCGCACCGAGGTCACCTACCCGCTGGTCGAGCTGCTCCTGCCGGAGCTGGAGGAGTTCCTCGTCTACGTGTGGCGGCGCCAGCTCGCCGCCGCCACCGGCCGGGTCGTGCAGGCGGCGGACGACGACGAGATGGTCGACCGCCGGCTGGCCGTCGGCTTCGCGGACCTCGTCGGCTTCACCCGGCTCACCCGCCGCCTGGAGGAGGAGGAGCTCGGCGAACTCGTCGAGGCCTTCGAGACCACCTGCGCCGACCTGGTCGCCGCCCACGGCGGCCGGCTCATCAAGACCCTCGGTGACGAGGTCCTCTTCGCCGCCGACGACGCGGGCACCGCGGCCGAGATCGCGCTGCGCCTGATCGAGGCGATGACGCTGGACGAGCAGATGCCCGCGCTGCGCGTCGGCATCGCGTTCGGCACGGTCACCACCCGGATGGGCGATGTGTTCGGCACCACCGTGAACCTCGCCAGCCGGCTCACCTCGATAGCGCCGAAGGACGCCGTCCTGGTGGACGGGGCGTTCGCGGAGGAGCTGACCCGTACCGGCGACGCACCCGCCTCGGAGGCGCGGGCCGCGGAGGAGGCCGCTGCCGCCGCCGAGCGCGCCGGCCGGGAGGGCGCGGACGGCGAGGAGCCGATGCCCGTGCCCAAGTACCGCTATGGGCTCCAGCCGATGTGGCAGCGCCCGGTGCGCGGCCTCGGCGTCGTGGAACCCTGGCTGCTGGCCCGTCGCGGCGGCTCCTGACGCGTTCCGGACCCCCTTTTACGCGAGAGCTCTAGGATCCCTCCGGTAACGCTCGTTAACCGAACAGGGGTGCAGCCATGACCGTCACGTCCGAGCAGCGGTTCGGGGAGTTCGTCGTCGTACGGGGTCACGAGGGCCTGGAGCACGTCGCCGAGCTGGTCCTCGACCGGCCGAAGGCCATGAACGCGGTGTCCACGGACATGGCGCGCTCGATCGCCGCCGCCTGTGCCGCGCTCGCCGCGGACCCGGACGTCCGGGTCACCGTCCTCACCTCCAGCCATGAGCGGGCCTTCTGCGTGGGGGCGGACCTCAAGGAGCGGAACTCCTTCACCGACGCCGACCTGGTGCGGCAGCGGCCCACCGCCCGCGCCGCCTACACCGGTGTCCTCGAACTGCCGATGCCGACGATCGCCGCGGTGCACGGGTTCGCGCTCGGCGGCGGTTTCGAGCTGGCGCTGTCCTGCGATCTGATCGTGGCCGACGCCACCGCGCTGGTGGGCCTGCCCGAGGTCTCCGTCGGGGTCATCCCGGGCGGCGGCGGCACCCAGCTGCTGCCGCGCCGGATCGGGGCGGCGCGGGCGGCCGAGCTGATCTTCACCGCCCGCCGGGTGGAGGCGGCGGAGGCCCGGGAGCTGGGGCTGGTCGACGAGCTGGTGGCGGCGGGCGAGGACCGCTCGGAGGCGCTGGCGCTGGCCGGGCGGATCGCCGGGAACTCCCCGGTGGGCCTGCGGGCGGCCAAGCGGGCGCTGCGGCTCGGGCACGGGCTCGATCTGCGGGCCGGCCTGGAGGTGGAGGACTCCGCGTGGCGCTCTGTGGCCTTCTCCGGCGACCGCGCGGAGGGGGTCGCCGCGTTCAACGAGAAGCGGAAGCCGAACTGGCCCGGCGAATGACGTGAACGAGGTAACGCTCAGTGATTGCCTTGCGACGCACCGCGCATGATCACGACTGAAAACTGATCAAATCGTCACAAATCTACATAAGCTGTTGTGATGGGTGGTGATGATGCGCGGCTCCGGGCCGTGGTTTCGCTTGCACAGGCGATGGCGGCGGCACACACCCCGCGGGGGTGCTGGCGGGCGGCCGCGCTGGGGGCCTGCGAGGCGCTGGGCGGCAGCTTCGCCGCGCTGTCGGTCTGGGAGCGCGGACGCGGGCGGCTGCGGGTCCTGGTGAACGCGGGCGACCGGGTCGAGGGGGAGGAGGAGTTCCCCGACGAGGAGACGTACCCGGTCCACCAGTTCCCGGAGATCACCGAGTTCCTCCACGAGCGGTGGGCCGGGGGCGGTGAGCCGGACGCCTGGGTGGAGACGGCCGACGGTCCGGTGGAGCCGGAGCCCGCGGACGGTGGCCGGACGGCCGGGGCGGCGGGTGCGCACGGTCACCGGCACGGCTACTGCCATCAGCGGGTGGCGGCCCTGCGCCGGCGCGGGCGGGGCTGCTGTGTGGTGGCGCCGATCGTGCTGCACGGGCGGGCCTGGGGCGAGCTGTATGTGGCGCGGCCGGTGGGGGAGCCGGTGTTCGGGCGGGCGGACGCGGACTTCGCCACCGTGCTGGCCGCGGTGGTGGCCGCCGGGATCTCCCAGACGGAGCGACTGGAGGAGGTGCGCAAGCTCGCCTTCACCGACCCGCTGACCGGCCTCGCCAACCGGCGGGCCGTCGACATGCGCCTCGACGAGGCGGTGGAGCGGCACCGGGCGGACGGTTCGGTGGTCAGCCTGGCCGTCTGCGATCTCAACGGGCTGAAGTGGGTCAACGACACCCACGGCCACGCGGTCGGAGACCGTCTGCTGGAACGTTTCGGCTCGGTACTGTCCCGGTGCGGCGCGATGCTGCCCGGAGCGCTCTCCGCCCGGCTCGGCGGGGACGAGTTCTGTCTGCTGGCGGTGGGGCCGGGCGCGGACGAGGTGGTGGCGGTGGCCACCGAGCTGTGCGAGCGGGCGGCCGAGCTGGAGTTCGGCAACGGGGTCGCCTGCGGGATCGCCTCCACCGGCGACCCGATCGGCCCGGTGGTCTCCGCGCGGCGGCTGTTCCGGCTCGCGGACGCGGCCCAGTACCGGGCGAAGGCCGCCCGCTCGCTGCGGCCCGTGGTGGCGGGGCGCGACGGAGAGGTGATCCGGCTGGCCGACTCCCCGCCCAAGGCCGCCCACGACCGCCGCCGGCTGCGCGGCAACCGCCCCTCGGCCGAGCCGCCCGATCGGTAAGGGGTCAACCCGGCGACCACTAGTGACATGAAGAGATTCAATCCGTACGCTTCTGAATATGGATATGCATACAGTCGTGGTGGGGACGTCCGGTACCACCGCCCAGGACGTCATCGCCGTGGCCCGCGGCAACGCCCGTGTCGAGCTCTCCGCCGCCGCGGTGGCCGCACTCGCCGCCGCCCGCGAGGTCATCGACGCGCTCGCCGCGAAGCCCGAGCCGGTCTACGGCGTCTCCACCGGATTCGGGGCGCTGGCCAGCCGCCACATCAGCCCGGAGCTCCGCGCCCAGCTCCAGCGCAACATCGTCCGCTCGCACGCCGCGGGCATGGGTCCGCGGGTCGAGCGCGAGGTCGTCAGGGCGCTGATGTTCCTCCGGCTGAAGACGGTCGCCTCGGGCCACACGGGCGTGCGGCCGGAGATCGCGCAGACCATGGCCGACGTCCTGAACGCCGGGATCACACCCGTCGTTCACGAGTACGGTTCGCTCGGCTGCTCCGGCGACCTGGCACCGCTCTCGCACTGCGCGCTGACCCTGATGGGCGAGGGCGAGGCGGAGGGCCCCGACGGCACCGTGCGCCCCGCGGGCGAGCTCCTCGCAGCCCACGGCATCACCCCGGTCGAGCTGCGCGAGAAGGAGGGCCTCGCACTCCTCAACGGCACCGACG includes these proteins:
- the mmpB gene encoding morphogenic membrane protein MmpB; the protein is MLWSDPENKPPKELRDAQDMMRRVGLVLALAMVVAMFVLGLQSPSGG
- a CDS encoding acyl-CoA carboxylase epsilon subunit, with protein sequence MIKVVRGNPTPEELAAALAVVQARAAAVAAVSSGAPELPGQWSDPGRVARRDRHLPGPRAWARTYWPG
- a CDS encoding acyl-CoA carboxylase subunit beta; the protein is MSEPEETDIHTTAGKLADLQRRIEEATHAGSARAVEKQHAKGKLTARERVDLLLDEGSFVELDEFARHRSTNFGIEKNRPYGDGVVTGYGTVDGRPVCVYSQDFTIFGGSLGEVYGEKIVKVMDFALKTGCPVIGINDGGGARIQEGVAALGLFAEIFRRNVHASGVVPQISLIVGPCAGGAVYSPAITDFTVMVDQTSHMFITGPDVIKTVTGEDVGFEELGGARTHNTTSGVAHHMAGDEKDAIEYVKSLLSYLPSNNLSEAPSFPEEADLAVTDEDRELDTLIPDSANQPYDMHTAIEHVLDDGEFLETQALFAPNILTGFGRVEGYPVGIVANQPMQFAGCLDINASEKAARFVRTCDAFNVPVLTFVDVPGFLPGVDQEYGGIIRRGAKLIYAYAEATVPLITVITRKAFGGAYDVMGSKHLGADINVAWPTAQIAVMGAQGAVNILHRRTIAAAEDQDATRAELMADYEDALLNPYVAAERGYVDAVIMPSETRAHVVKGLRQLRTKRESLPPKKHGNIPL
- a CDS encoding biotin--[acetyl-CoA-carboxylase] ligase, which translates into the protein MTPSDASHNRWSDLDRPPLNVPALRRGLLRPDGLWSALDVVDATGSTNSDLAARAAGLAEGTVLVAEEQTAGRGRLDRTWTAPARSGLFFSVYLKPGAVPVQRWGWLPLLTGVAVATGLARSAGVDTALKWPNDLLVTVDAQERKAGGILAERAGDGVVIGIGLNVSLREDELPAPTAASLALAGAVSTDRETLLRGVLRSLEQWYGKWRAADGDAAASGLQEAYAAGCATLGRTVRAQLPGDRTLTGEAVAIDGDGRLVLSVGDGLQEPVSAGDIVHLRGAAGGLT
- a CDS encoding adenylate/guanylate cyclase domain-containing protein, whose product is MTVDDTTSGDGSEPSSDPSVHATPHHEVDHTAEPTDDPLAIRLEALILGADRRYTPFQAARTAGVSMDLASRFWRAMGFADIGQAKALTEADVLALRRLSGLVEAGLLSEPMAIQVARSTGQTTARLAEWQIDSFLEGLTEPPEPGMTRTEVTYPLVELLLPELEEFLVYVWRRQLAAATGRVVQAADDDEMVDRRLAVGFADLVGFTRLTRRLEEEELGELVEAFETTCADLVAAHGGRLIKTLGDEVLFAADDAGTAAEIALRLIEAMTLDEQMPALRVGIAFGTVTTRMGDVFGTTVNLASRLTSIAPKDAVLVDGAFAEELTRTGDAPASEARAAEEAAAAAERAGREGADGEEPMPVPKYRYGLQPMWQRPVRGLGVVEPWLLARRGGS
- a CDS encoding enoyl-CoA hydratase-related protein — translated: MTVTSEQRFGEFVVVRGHEGLEHVAELVLDRPKAMNAVSTDMARSIAAACAALAADPDVRVTVLTSSHERAFCVGADLKERNSFTDADLVRQRPTARAAYTGVLELPMPTIAAVHGFALGGGFELALSCDLIVADATALVGLPEVSVGVIPGGGGTQLLPRRIGAARAAELIFTARRVEAAEARELGLVDELVAAGEDRSEALALAGRIAGNSPVGLRAAKRALRLGHGLDLRAGLEVEDSAWRSVAFSGDRAEGVAAFNEKRKPNWPGE
- a CDS encoding diguanylate cyclase domain-containing protein codes for the protein MGGDDARLRAVVSLAQAMAAAHTPRGCWRAAALGACEALGGSFAALSVWERGRGRLRVLVNAGDRVEGEEEFPDEETYPVHQFPEITEFLHERWAGGGEPDAWVETADGPVEPEPADGGRTAGAAGAHGHRHGYCHQRVAALRRRGRGCCVVAPIVLHGRAWGELYVARPVGEPVFGRADADFATVLAAVVAAGISQTERLEEVRKLAFTDPLTGLANRRAVDMRLDEAVERHRADGSVVSLAVCDLNGLKWVNDTHGHAVGDRLLERFGSVLSRCGAMLPGALSARLGGDEFCLLAVGPGADEVVAVATELCERAAELEFGNGVACGIASTGDPIGPVVSARRLFRLADAAQYRAKAARSLRPVVAGRDGEVIRLADSPPKAAHDRRRLRGNRPSAEPPDR